In Streptomyces sp. NBC_00483, a single window of DNA contains:
- a CDS encoding acyl-CoA dehydrogenase family protein has protein sequence MEFGFDKTDEAFRGEVREWLEKHLDERFTAAVGRGGPGSEHEGGAERRAWEQELGTGGWIGIGWGREGFGNRVATLTQQVVWAEEYARVRAPGRYGHIGENLLAPTLLAYGTEEQQRRFLPGIARGEDLWCQGYSEPGAGSDLASLRTSASRGSDGRWRVTGQKVWTSLAHEADWCFVLARTDPDARRHKGISFLLVPMDQPDHIDVRPIRQLTGTSEFNEVFFDGAVAEEVVGGEGDGWKVAMGLLAFERGVSTLAQQVGFAEELRAVVAAAVESGADRDPLVRAQLVRLWAELRTMRWNALRTLGGAPDAGAPSVAKLLWGGWHQRLGELALRVRGAAASVGPTDWTPDAPYELDEQQRLFLFTRADTIYGGSDEIQRTIIAERVLGLPREAT, from the coding sequence GTGGAGTTCGGGTTCGACAAGACGGACGAGGCCTTCAGGGGCGAGGTCCGGGAGTGGCTCGAGAAACATCTGGACGAGCGGTTCACGGCCGCCGTGGGGCGCGGCGGCCCGGGCAGTGAGCACGAGGGCGGCGCCGAACGGCGCGCCTGGGAACAGGAGTTGGGCACGGGCGGCTGGATCGGCATCGGCTGGGGCCGGGAGGGCTTCGGCAACCGTGTCGCCACGCTGACCCAGCAGGTCGTCTGGGCGGAGGAGTACGCGCGCGTACGGGCGCCGGGCCGCTACGGCCACATCGGCGAGAACCTCCTGGCCCCCACCCTGCTCGCGTACGGCACCGAGGAGCAGCAGCGCCGCTTCCTGCCCGGCATCGCCCGCGGCGAGGACCTCTGGTGCCAGGGCTACAGCGAGCCGGGGGCGGGCTCCGACCTGGCGTCGCTGCGTACGTCGGCGAGCCGGGGGAGCGACGGCCGCTGGCGGGTGACCGGCCAGAAGGTGTGGACGTCGCTCGCGCACGAGGCCGACTGGTGCTTCGTCCTCGCCCGCACCGACCCGGACGCGCGCCGCCACAAGGGCATCTCCTTCCTCCTGGTCCCCATGGACCAGCCGGACCACATCGACGTACGGCCGATCCGGCAGCTCACCGGGACGAGCGAGTTCAACGAGGTGTTCTTCGACGGCGCCGTCGCCGAGGAGGTCGTCGGCGGCGAGGGCGACGGGTGGAAGGTCGCCATGGGGCTGCTCGCCTTCGAGCGCGGCGTGTCGACGCTGGCCCAGCAGGTCGGATTCGCCGAGGAGCTGCGGGCGGTCGTGGCGGCCGCCGTCGAGTCCGGGGCGGACCGCGACCCGCTCGTACGCGCCCAGCTCGTACGCCTGTGGGCCGAGCTGCGGACCATGCGGTGGAACGCGCTGCGCACCCTCGGCGGCGCGCCCGACGCCGGTGCGCCGAGCGTCGCCAAGCTGCTGTGGGGCGGCTGGCACCAGCGGCTCGGGGAGCTGGCCCTGCGGGTGCGGGGCGCGGCGGCGTCCGTCGGCCCCACGGACTGGACACCCGACGCACCCTACGAACTCGACGAACAGCAACGGCTGTTCCTCTTCACCCGCGCCGACACGATCTACGGCGGCTCGGACGAGATCCAGCGCACCATCATCGCCGAGCGCGTGCTCGGCCTGCCCAGGGAGGCCACGTGA
- a CDS encoding ATP-binding protein gives MQVLQVQLEVGADPAEVGRARRWARSRLAGSGIEADESLAETLILIVSELVTNAVVHTGHPAVLRMALPSGVPEACLGTVRVEVADTCEQPPTPRHADGEETNGRGLELVDGLADRWGWRPEGTGKAIWCEIDQCAVATAGAFQGVAFEAV, from the coding sequence GTGCAGGTGCTTCAGGTTCAACTGGAGGTCGGGGCCGACCCCGCAGAGGTGGGGCGGGCCCGCAGGTGGGCGCGTTCGCGTCTCGCCGGTTCGGGCATAGAGGCCGATGAGTCCTTGGCGGAGACGCTGATTCTGATCGTCTCCGAGCTGGTCACCAACGCCGTGGTGCACACGGGGCATCCAGCCGTGCTGCGCATGGCGTTGCCCAGTGGTGTCCCGGAGGCGTGCCTCGGCACCGTTCGCGTGGAGGTCGCCGACACCTGCGAGCAGCCGCCGACGCCTCGGCACGCGGACGGCGAGGAGACGAACGGGCGGGGGCTCGAACTCGTCGACGGGCTCGCGGACCGCTGGGGCTGGCGCCCCGAGGGGACGGGCAAGGCCATCTGGTGTGAGATCGACCAGTGCGCGGTCGCGACGGCCGGTGCTTTCCAGGGTGTGGCGTTCGAAGCGGTGTGA
- a CDS encoding cyclase family protein — protein sequence MPLPAEFHDIAKRVNNWGRWGEADEIGTLNLVTDEVVREAATEVRTGRRVPLALPLKEDGVQSGLIPGRINPFHTMVQINQEIFGPETVATSDDAVTMGLQAATHWDALTHVSHSGKLYNGRPADTITAHHGAEFSGIDKAPYIVSRGVLLDVAAAKGLDRLPGDHAVTPEDLDEAAEFGRVTVRAGDIVLVRTGQIQVYLAGDKHGYGYPSPGLSVRTPEWFHARNVAAVANDTLTFEIFPPEIENLWLPVHALDLVEMGMLQGQNWNLESLSTACGEVRRYSFLLSAMPEPFKGGTGTPVAPVAVF from the coding sequence ATGCCCCTGCCCGCCGAGTTCCACGACATCGCCAAACGCGTGAACAACTGGGGGCGTTGGGGGGAGGCCGACGAGATCGGCACCCTGAATCTCGTCACCGACGAGGTCGTGCGCGAGGCCGCCACCGAGGTCCGCACGGGCCGCCGCGTCCCCCTCGCGCTGCCTCTCAAGGAGGACGGCGTGCAGTCGGGCCTGATCCCCGGCCGCATCAACCCGTTCCACACGATGGTGCAGATCAACCAGGAGATCTTCGGCCCGGAGACCGTCGCCACCAGCGACGACGCGGTGACGATGGGCCTTCAGGCGGCGACCCACTGGGACGCCCTCACGCACGTCTCGCACTCGGGCAAGCTCTACAACGGCCGCCCCGCCGACACCATCACGGCACACCACGGCGCCGAGTTCAGCGGTATCGACAAGGCGCCGTACATCGTCTCGCGCGGCGTCCTGCTCGACGTGGCGGCGGCGAAGGGCCTCGACCGGCTGCCCGGGGACCACGCGGTCACGCCCGAGGACCTGGACGAGGCGGCCGAGTTCGGGCGGGTGACGGTCCGGGCCGGCGACATCGTGCTCGTACGGACCGGGCAGATCCAGGTGTATCTCGCGGGCGACAAGCACGGCTACGGCTATCCGTCGCCGGGCCTTTCGGTGCGTACGCCCGAGTGGTTCCACGCGCGGAACGTGGCGGCCGTCGCCAACGACACCCTGACCTTCGAGATCTTCCCGCCGGAGATCGAGAACCTGTGGCTGCCCGTGCATGCGCTCGACCTGGTCGAGATGGGGATGCTGCAGGGCCAGAACTGGAATCTCGAATCTTTGTCCACAGCCTGTGGAGAAGTTCGGCGTTATTCGTTCCTGCTGTCGGCGATGCCGGAACCCTTCAAGGGCGGGACGGGGACGCCGGTGGCTCCCGTGGCGGTGTTCTGA
- a CDS encoding acyl-CoA dehydrogenase family protein has protein sequence MDLTYTDEEEGFRARLREWLGGVLPTLPPKPSPDDWPGRRAYDMGWQRRLYDAGYGEVHWDASPTKRLIFLEETEKAGAPYVGANFVGLLHAGPTIAAEGSPGQRDRWLAPILRGDEVWCQGFSEPDAGSDLAALRTKARREGDEYVISGSKIWTSHAEVADWCELLVRTDPSAPKHRGISWLAMPMDAPGITVRPLRTLAGSTEFAEMFLDDVRVPVGNRVGEENDGWRVTMVTLSFERGTAFVGEVVACRRVLGELAAHAKKTGRWDDAVLRRELGLLSAEFGALWRLTQWNVSEAQATGGVPGVGGSVFKLRYSHARQRLYEAAARVLGGAGALDTDQEWTLDRLSSLSYTIAAGTSQIQRNIVAERILGLPRSSKGGR, from the coding sequence ATGGACCTCACGTACACGGACGAAGAAGAGGGGTTCCGGGCGCGGCTTCGGGAGTGGCTGGGCGGCGTGCTGCCCACGCTGCCCCCGAAGCCGTCGCCCGACGACTGGCCGGGCAGACGCGCGTACGACATGGGCTGGCAGCGGCGCCTGTACGACGCCGGGTACGGGGAGGTGCACTGGGACGCCTCGCCCACGAAGAGGCTCATCTTCCTGGAGGAGACGGAAAAGGCGGGCGCACCCTACGTAGGCGCGAATTTCGTCGGGCTGCTGCACGCGGGGCCGACCATCGCCGCCGAGGGCAGCCCCGGTCAGCGGGACCGGTGGCTCGCGCCGATCCTGCGCGGGGACGAGGTGTGGTGCCAGGGGTTCAGCGAACCGGACGCCGGATCCGACCTCGCGGCGCTGCGTACGAAGGCCCGGCGCGAGGGCGACGAGTACGTGATCAGCGGCTCGAAGATCTGGACCTCGCACGCGGAGGTCGCCGACTGGTGCGAACTCCTGGTCCGCACCGACCCGTCGGCGCCCAAGCATCGCGGCATCTCCTGGCTCGCCATGCCGATGGACGCGCCCGGCATCACGGTGCGGCCGCTGCGCACGCTCGCCGGGTCGACCGAGTTCGCCGAGATGTTCCTCGACGACGTGCGGGTGCCGGTCGGCAACCGGGTCGGCGAGGAGAACGACGGCTGGCGCGTGACCATGGTGACCCTGTCCTTCGAGCGCGGCACCGCGTTCGTCGGCGAGGTCGTCGCCTGCCGCCGGGTGCTCGGCGAGCTCGCCGCCCATGCGAAGAAGACCGGCCGCTGGGACGACGCCGTGCTCCGCCGCGAACTCGGGCTGCTGTCGGCCGAGTTCGGCGCCCTGTGGCGGCTCACGCAGTGGAACGTGAGCGAGGCACAGGCGACCGGCGGCGTGCCGGGCGTGGGCGGCTCGGTCTTCAAGCTGCGCTACTCGCACGCCCGGCAGCGGCTGTACGAGGCCGCTGCCCGGGTCCTCGGTGGTGCGGGCGCCCTCGACACCGACCAGGAGTGGACGCTCGACCGGCTCTCCTCGCTGTCGTACACGATCGCCGCCGGCACCTCGCAGATCCAGCGGAACATCGTCGCCGAGCGGATCCTCGGGCTGCCCAGGTCTTCAAAGGGGGGACGGTAG
- a CDS encoding amidohydrolase family protein has product MTELPRIVSVDDHVIEPPHLFETWLPAKYRDKGPKPLTEGIGELAYVAGKYRITMDPAGPPTDWWIYEDLKFPYKRNIAAVGFDRDDMTLEGITRAEMRRGCWDPKARLADMDLNHVEASLCFPTFPRFCGQTFAEAHDKEVALACVRAYNDWMVEEWCGDSGGRLIPLCIIPLWDIELAVAEIRRNAARGVKAVTFSEIPTHLGLPSIHSGYWDPFFAVCEETGTVVNMHIGSSSQMPAASPDAPPAVQASLSFNNAMASMMDFLFSGVLVKFPRLKLAYSEGQMGWIPYALERADDVWEEHRAWGGVRDLIPEPPSTYYYRQIFCCFFRDKHGVASIDTVGRDNATFETDYPHVDSTFPNTKEVALDHVKGLDDETIYKLMRGNAIRMLDLDLDKDRK; this is encoded by the coding sequence ATGACGGAACTGCCGCGCATCGTCAGCGTCGACGACCATGTGATCGAACCGCCTCATCTCTTCGAGACCTGGCTGCCGGCCAAGTACCGGGACAAGGGGCCGAAGCCGCTGACCGAGGGAATCGGCGAACTCGCCTACGTGGCGGGCAAGTACCGGATCACGATGGATCCGGCGGGACCGCCCACGGACTGGTGGATCTACGAGGACCTCAAGTTCCCGTACAAGCGCAACATCGCGGCCGTCGGCTTCGACCGCGACGACATGACCCTGGAGGGGATCACGCGGGCCGAGATGCGCCGCGGGTGCTGGGACCCCAAGGCCCGCCTCGCCGACATGGACCTCAACCACGTCGAGGCCAGTCTCTGCTTCCCGACCTTCCCCCGCTTCTGCGGGCAGACGTTCGCGGAGGCGCACGACAAGGAGGTCGCGCTCGCCTGCGTGCGCGCCTACAACGACTGGATGGTCGAGGAGTGGTGCGGGGACAGCGGCGGCCGGCTGATCCCGCTGTGCATCATCCCGCTGTGGGACATCGAGCTCGCCGTCGCGGAGATCCGGCGCAATGCCGCGCGCGGCGTCAAGGCCGTGACGTTCTCCGAGATCCCGACCCACCTGGGCCTGCCGTCCATCCACTCCGGCTACTGGGACCCGTTCTTCGCGGTGTGCGAGGAGACCGGCACCGTCGTGAACATGCACATCGGGTCCTCGTCCCAGATGCCGGCCGCGTCCCCGGACGCGCCGCCCGCCGTCCAGGCCTCGCTCAGCTTCAACAACGCGATGGCCTCGATGATGGACTTCCTGTTCAGCGGCGTCCTCGTGAAGTTCCCGCGGCTCAAGCTCGCGTACAGCGAGGGGCAGATGGGCTGGATCCCGTACGCCCTGGAGCGCGCCGACGACGTGTGGGAGGAGCACCGCGCGTGGGGCGGCGTCCGGGACCTGATCCCCGAGCCCCCGTCCACGTACTACTACCGGCAGATCTTCTGCTGCTTCTTCCGTGACAAGCACGGGGTGGCGTCCATCGACACCGTCGGCCGGGACAACGCGACGTTCGAGACGGACTATCCGCACGTCGACTCGACCTTCCCGAACACCAAGGAGGTCGCGCTCGACCACGTGAAGGGCCTCGACGACGAGACGATCTACAAGCTGATGCGCGGCAACGCCATCCGCATGCTCGATCTGGACCTCGACAAGGACCGCAAGTAG
- a CDS encoding class I adenylate-forming enzyme family protein: protein MTDTAHALGASRTLWELVERRAELTPDRPVLLQGERTLTFGELRDRCERVAAGLYDLGIRPGTVVAWQLPTRIETALLSFALARIGAVQSPVIPFYRDREVGFALRESKADFFATPGVWRGFDHTDMARRLGARGIFEAYENLPEGDPSVLPPPPASGTDVRWIYWTSGTTSDPKGVLHTDRSLIAGGSCLAHALHLSSSDVGSMAFPFAHIAGPDYTVMLLLYGFPAVMFEHFAMPDSLAEYRRHGVTVAGGSTAFYSMFLTEQRKQPDEKLIPTLRLLAGGGAPKPPEVYHSVVREMDVQLTHGYGMTEVPMITMGAPDDTAEMLATTEGRPPEGMEIRVVDADGKQVPPGVDGDVRLHGEAVCQGYLDPHQTTDAFDEDGFLITGDLGHLLPAGHLVLTGRAKDVIIRKGENISAKEIEDLLHEHPAVQDAAVIGLPDTERGERVCAVLELRAGQTELTLPELTTYLREQGLSTFKLPEQLEVLEALPRNETLRKVLKYKLRERFGTTPSGD, encoded by the coding sequence ATGACCGACACCGCACACGCCCTGGGCGCCTCCCGCACGCTCTGGGAGCTGGTCGAGCGCCGCGCCGAACTCACCCCCGACCGCCCGGTGCTGCTCCAGGGCGAACGCACCCTGACCTTCGGCGAATTGCGCGACCGCTGTGAGCGCGTGGCGGCGGGCCTCTACGACCTGGGCATCCGCCCCGGCACGGTGGTCGCCTGGCAGCTCCCCACCCGCATCGAGACGGCGCTGCTCTCCTTCGCACTCGCCCGCATCGGGGCGGTGCAGTCGCCGGTCATCCCCTTCTACCGGGACCGCGAAGTCGGCTTCGCGCTACGGGAGTCGAAGGCCGACTTCTTCGCGACACCCGGCGTGTGGCGCGGCTTCGACCACACCGACATGGCGCGGCGGCTCGGCGCGCGCGGCATCTTCGAGGCGTACGAGAACCTGCCGGAGGGCGACCCGTCCGTACTGCCCCCGCCGCCCGCCTCCGGCACGGACGTCCGCTGGATCTACTGGACGTCGGGCACGACGTCCGACCCCAAGGGCGTGCTGCACACGGACCGTTCCCTCATCGCGGGCGGCTCCTGCCTCGCCCACGCCCTGCACCTGTCGTCGTCCGACGTCGGCTCGATGGCGTTCCCGTTCGCGCACATAGCGGGCCCCGACTACACCGTGATGCTGCTCCTGTACGGCTTCCCTGCGGTGATGTTCGAGCACTTCGCGATGCCGGACTCGCTGGCGGAGTACCGGCGGCACGGCGTCACGGTGGCGGGCGGCTCGACGGCCTTCTACTCGATGTTCCTGACCGAACAGCGCAAGCAGCCGGACGAGAAGCTGATCCCCACGCTGCGCCTGCTGGCGGGCGGCGGGGCGCCGAAACCGCCGGAGGTCTACCACTCGGTCGTCCGCGAGATGGACGTCCAACTCACCCACGGATACGGCATGACCGAGGTGCCGATGATCACGATGGGCGCGCCCGACGACACCGCCGAGATGCTGGCGACGACGGAGGGCCGGCCGCCGGAGGGCATGGAGATCCGCGTCGTCGACGCCGACGGCAAGCAGGTGCCGCCCGGCGTCGACGGCGACGTACGCCTGCACGGCGAGGCCGTCTGCCAGGGCTACCTGGACCCGCACCAGACCACGGACGCCTTCGACGAGGACGGCTTCCTGATCACCGGCGACCTGGGACACCTGCTGCCCGCGGGCCACCTGGTCCTCACCGGCCGCGCCAAGGACGTCATCATCCGCAAGGGCGAGAACATCTCCGCGAAGGAGATCGAGGACCTGCTGCACGAACACCCCGCGGTCCAGGACGCGGCGGTGATCGGCCTGCCCGACACGGAACGCGGGGAGCGCGTATGCGCTGTTCTCGAACTACGCGCGGGGCAGACCGAGTTGACCCTGCCCGAACTCACCACGTACCTCCGCGAACAGGGCCTGTCCACGTTCAAACTGCCGGAACAGCTGGAGGTCCTGGAGGCACTCCCACGCAACGAAACGCTCCGCAAGGTCCTGAAGTACAAACTGCGCGAGCGCTTCGGAACCACTCCCAGCGGCGATTGA
- a CDS encoding SDR family oxidoreductase translates to MGNFLAGKVVAVTGAGRGIGRAVALACAAEGAKVVVNDYGVSIEGGEPTSDVALGVVKEIEAAGGSAVAVADDVSTMAGGQRIVDTAVNEYGRIDGVVCVAGILRERMLFNMAEEEWDPVVQTHLKGTFTVFRAASAVMRKQKTGTLIGFTSGNHQGSVAQANYASAKGGIISLVRSAALGLNKYGVTANAVAPVARTRMSANVPMTLKEIGEPEDVAAFVVYLLSERAREEKITGQVYTVAGPKIAVWAQPRELRAGYAEGGSWTPEKIADFLPGTVGTDPMPLLEQLQEMARAAAAKERPNQ, encoded by the coding sequence ATGGGGAACTTCTTGGCAGGCAAGGTCGTCGCCGTCACGGGAGCGGGGCGAGGCATCGGCAGGGCGGTGGCGCTCGCGTGCGCCGCCGAGGGCGCCAAGGTCGTCGTCAACGACTACGGGGTGTCCATAGAAGGCGGCGAGCCCACGTCGGACGTGGCGCTGGGCGTCGTCAAGGAGATCGAGGCGGCGGGCGGCAGCGCCGTGGCCGTGGCCGACGACGTGTCGACGATGGCCGGTGGTCAGCGCATCGTGGACACGGCCGTGAACGAGTACGGGCGGATCGACGGAGTGGTGTGCGTCGCCGGGATCCTGCGCGAGCGGATGCTGTTCAACATGGCCGAGGAGGAGTGGGACCCGGTCGTCCAGACCCACCTCAAGGGCACCTTCACCGTCTTCCGTGCCGCGTCCGCCGTCATGCGCAAGCAGAAGACCGGCACGCTCATCGGCTTCACCAGCGGCAACCATCAGGGCTCCGTGGCGCAGGCCAACTACGCCTCGGCCAAGGGCGGCATCATCTCCCTCGTACGGAGCGCGGCGCTCGGGCTCAACAAGTACGGCGTGACCGCGAATGCCGTCGCGCCCGTGGCCCGTACGCGGATGTCGGCGAACGTGCCGATGACGCTGAAGGAGATCGGGGAGCCGGAGGACGTCGCGGCGTTCGTCGTCTATCTGCTCAGCGAGCGGGCCCGCGAGGAGAAGATCACCGGGCAGGTGTACACGGTGGCCGGGCCGAAGATCGCCGTGTGGGCGCAGCCGCGCGAGCTGCGCGCCGGGTACGCGGAGGGCGGGTCCTGGACGCCGGAGAAGATCGCGGACTTTCTGCCGGGGACGGTCGGCACCGACCCCATGCCGCTCCTTGAACAGCTGCAGGAGATGGCCCGGGCGGCGGCCGCCAAGGAACGACCCAACCAGTAA
- a CDS encoding acyl-CoA dehydrogenase family protein, with protein sequence MHFQLTEEQRALREGTRELLAGRFGRDALRAAVDADTPAVDRGLWRELGEAGLFSLCLPESEGGVGLGLPDAVVVFEEVGRALVPGPLVATFLAAGEVPGAAAGEAVVTTPYGSLLPWRDDANVVRGDASRARPIASADPLTPLHALPGPAPVPLEATLLYAAEQLGSAGRTLDMAVQHAREREQFGSPIGSFQAVKHLCAEMLVRVEVARAAVYAAAVTADPVEVAAAELLADEAAVQGARDCLQVHGGMGFTWEADVHLHLKRAWVRAELGGSARDAEETLAAAL encoded by the coding sequence GTGCATTTCCAACTGACCGAGGAACAGCGGGCGTTGCGCGAGGGCACACGGGAACTCCTCGCCGGGCGGTTCGGGCGCGACGCGCTGCGGGCCGCGGTGGACGCCGACACCCCGGCCGTCGACCGGGGGCTGTGGCGCGAGCTCGGCGAGGCCGGGCTGTTTTCGCTGTGCCTGCCGGAGTCGGAGGGCGGGGTGGGGCTCGGCCTGCCCGACGCCGTCGTGGTGTTCGAGGAAGTGGGGCGAGCCCTTGTGCCGGGCCCGCTGGTGGCCACCTTCCTCGCGGCGGGCGAGGTGCCGGGCGCCGCGGCCGGCGAGGCGGTGGTGACCACGCCGTACGGGTCCCTGCTGCCGTGGCGGGACGACGCGAACGTGGTGCGCGGCGACGCCTCCAGGGCCCGCCCGATCGCCTCGGCGGACCCGCTCACCCCCCTGCACGCGCTCCCCGGGCCCGCCCCCGTCCCCCTCGAAGCGACCCTCCTGTACGCCGCCGAACAGCTCGGATCGGCCGGCCGGACGCTCGACATGGCGGTCCAACACGCCCGGGAGCGTGAGCAGTTCGGATCACCGATCGGCTCGTTCCAGGCGGTGAAACACCTGTGCGCCGAGATGCTCGTACGGGTCGAGGTGGCCCGCGCCGCCGTGTACGCGGCGGCCGTCACCGCCGATCCGGTCGAGGTCGCGGCGGCCGAACTGCTCGCCGACGAGGCCGCCGTGCAGGGCGCCAGGGACTGCCTCCAGGTGCACGGCGGCATGGGCTTCACCTGGGAGGCCGACGTGCACCTGCATCTGAAGCGGGCGTGGGTGCGGGCCGAGTTGGGCGGCAGCGCGAGGGACGCGGAGGAGACGCTCGCGGCCGCGCTCTGA
- a CDS encoding flavin reductase family protein, producing the protein MMGHAGMAATVVRYLRSVGAPTAESPVETLPRPDLRAVGDDERAPVDPAEFRRVMGEFASGVTVVTAVEPDAGPAGFACQSFASLSLDPPLVAFMVARTSTTWPRIARAGSFCVNVLGADQGELCRGFAVSGADKFAGVAYDEAPVSGAPRLDGAAAWIDCAIHAVHTGGDHLIVVGRVAALGSEGGGAEPLVFHRGSFAALRD; encoded by the coding sequence ATGATGGGACATGCAGGGATGGCGGCCACCGTCGTCCGCTACCTCAGGTCGGTCGGCGCTCCCACTGCGGAGTCACCGGTGGAGACGCTGCCGCGCCCGGATCTCCGGGCCGTCGGTGACGACGAGCGCGCACCCGTCGATCCGGCCGAATTCCGGCGTGTCATGGGCGAGTTCGCCAGCGGCGTGACCGTGGTGACGGCGGTCGAGCCGGACGCGGGCCCCGCCGGCTTCGCCTGCCAGTCCTTCGCGTCCCTGTCCCTCGACCCGCCGCTGGTCGCGTTCATGGTGGCGCGCACCTCGACGACCTGGCCGCGGATCGCCCGGGCGGGGTCGTTCTGCGTGAACGTACTGGGCGCGGACCAGGGCGAGTTGTGCCGGGGCTTCGCGGTCAGCGGGGCGGACAAGTTCGCCGGTGTCGCGTACGACGAGGCGCCGGTGTCCGGCGCGCCGCGGCTCGACGGCGCGGCCGCGTGGATCGACTGCGCGATCCACGCGGTGCACACGGGTGGGGACCACTTGATCGTGGTGGGGCGGGTGGCGGCGCTGGGCTCAGAGGGCGGCGGCGCGGAACCCCTGGTCTTCCACCGGGGGTCCTTCGCGGCGCTACGCGACTGA
- a CDS encoding Zn-dependent alcohol dehydrogenase — protein sequence MRGVVFDGQQAVVVDDLEIRDPGPGEVLVGVAAAGLCHSDLSVIDGTIPFPRPVVLGHEGAGVVEAVGAGVTHVVPGDHVSLSTLANCGACAECDRGRPTMCRKAIGMPQKPFERGGKKLFQFASNSAFAERTVVKAVQAVKIPKEIPLTSAALIGCGVLTGVGAVLNRAKVDRGDSVVVIGTGGVGLNVLQGARVAGALRIVAVDTNPDKEEVARQFGATDFVADVGAVRELLPDGADHVFECVGRVELIRAAIDLLDRHGQAVILGMPAAKAEASFVPAELFLDKSILGCRYGSSRPQRDIKLYADLYAEGRLLLDELVTRTYPVEDFGKAVEDAEAGRVARGVLTF from the coding sequence GTGAGGGGTGTTGTGTTCGACGGCCAACAGGCCGTCGTCGTAGACGACTTGGAGATACGGGATCCGGGACCGGGGGAGGTGCTCGTCGGCGTCGCCGCCGCGGGTCTGTGCCACAGCGACCTGTCGGTGATCGACGGGACGATCCCGTTCCCGCGCCCGGTGGTCCTCGGGCACGAGGGCGCGGGCGTGGTGGAGGCGGTGGGCGCGGGTGTGACCCATGTGGTGCCCGGTGACCATGTGTCGCTGTCCACGCTCGCCAACTGCGGGGCCTGCGCGGAGTGCGACCGGGGCCGGCCGACGATGTGCCGCAAGGCGATCGGCATGCCGCAGAAGCCGTTCGAGCGGGGCGGCAAGAAGCTCTTCCAGTTCGCCTCGAACTCGGCGTTCGCCGAGCGGACCGTGGTGAAGGCCGTCCAGGCGGTGAAGATCCCGAAGGAGATCCCGCTGACGTCGGCGGCTCTGATCGGCTGCGGTGTGCTGACGGGTGTCGGAGCCGTGCTGAACCGGGCGAAGGTCGACCGCGGCGACTCGGTGGTCGTGATCGGCACGGGCGGCGTGGGCCTCAACGTCCTCCAGGGGGCCCGTGTCGCGGGTGCGCTGAGGATCGTCGCGGTCGACACGAATCCCGACAAGGAGGAGGTGGCGCGGCAGTTCGGCGCGACCGACTTCGTCGCCGACGTGGGGGCGGTGCGGGAGTTGCTGCCGGACGGCGCCGACCATGTCTTCGAGTGCGTGGGCCGGGTCGAGCTGATCCGCGCCGCGATCGACCTCCTCGACCGGCACGGCCAGGCCGTGATCCTCGGCATGCCGGCGGCGAAGGCGGAGGCGAGTTTCGTGCCCGCCGAACTGTTCCTCGACAAGTCGATCCTCGGCTGCCGCTACGGCTCCTCGCGCCCGCAGCGCGACATCAAGCTGTACGCGGACCTGTACGCGGAGGGCCGGCTGCTGCTCGACGAGCTGGTGACACGGACGTACCCGGTGGAGGACTTCGGGAAGGCGGTCGAGGACGCGGAGGCGGGCAGGGTGGCGCGCGGGGTCCTGACCTTCTGA